From the Priestia koreensis genome, one window contains:
- a CDS encoding DUF378 domain-containing protein, with translation MSGIQRAALVLTIIGAINWGLIGFFQFDLVAAIFGGQSAALSRIIYGLVGIAGLVNLGLLFKPSVEVERTEPKTTH, from the coding sequence ATGAGTGGAATTCAACGTGCTGCACTTGTTCTTACTATTATCGGAGCTATTAACTGGGGATTAATTGGATTTTTCCAGTTTGACCTTGTAGCTGCTATCTTTGGTGGGCAAAGCGCAGCGCTTTCTCGCATTATCTACGGCTTGGTTGGAATTGCTGGCTTAGTAAATCTTGGCTTACTATTCAAACCGTCTGTAGAAGTGGAACGCACTGAGCCAAAAACGACTCACTAA
- a CDS encoding Na(+)/H(+) antiporter subunit B, whose protein sequence is MKSNDIILQTAAKFVTFIIMIFSFYIFLGGHFGPGGGFVGGLLTSSALVLMLLAFDIKTMSTVIPFDYKMLIPVGLLVALGTGIGSFFFHVPFLTHAFGHFTLPIIGETELATATIFDLGVYLVVVGITMTIIQTIGESE, encoded by the coding sequence ATGAAAAGCAATGACATCATTCTCCAAACGGCTGCTAAATTTGTAACGTTTATTATCATGATTTTTTCTTTTTATATTTTCCTAGGGGGGCACTTTGGACCGGGTGGCGGATTTGTTGGCGGTCTTTTAACCTCTTCTGCACTCGTTTTAATGTTGCTTGCGTTTGACATTAAAACAATGAGCACCGTCATTCCGTTTGACTATAAAATGCTTATTCCTGTAGGGTTACTAGTCGCATTAGGAACGGGTATCGGTTCGTTTTTCTTTCACGTTCCCTTTCTCACTCATGCTTTTGGTCACTTTACACTCCCTATTATTGGTGAGACAGAGCTTGCAACCGCTACGATCTTTGACCTAGGTGTATATCTTGTTGTTGTAGGAATTACAATGACCATTATTCAAACGATTGGAGAGAGCGAATAA
- the mnhG gene encoding monovalent cation/H(+) antiporter subunit G codes for MIEIVKYIAVIIILIGALLSLVTTIGLFRLPDTYTRSHAASKSATLGIMAVLSGTALFFWVDKGFLSGRLILGIIFIFVTSPVAGHLIARAAYKTNVPLWEKTVHDDLKGKYDEQEKERRGEQFDS; via the coding sequence ATGATCGAAATCGTTAAATATATCGCTGTTATCATCATTTTAATCGGTGCTCTGCTAAGCCTTGTGACAACGATTGGGTTATTCCGCCTACCTGATACGTATACACGCAGTCATGCCGCATCAAAAAGCGCTACGCTCGGTATTATGGCTGTTCTAAGTGGAACTGCTTTATTCTTTTGGGTAGACAAAGGCTTTTTAAGCGGACGCCTTATTTTAGGGATTATCTTCATCTTTGTCACTTCACCCGTTGCAGGACATTTGATTGCACGGGCGGCTTACAAAACGAACGTCCCTTTATGGGAAAAAACCGTTCATGATGATCTTAAAGGAAAGTACGATGAGCAGGAAAAAGAACGTCGCGGAGAACAATTCGATTCATAA
- a CDS encoding Na+/H+ antiporter subunit D, with protein sequence MSNFVILPLIMTMFSGIVLLFFKDKIRVQRWISSLSLLLTVVASFYLVHLVHTKGILTHELGNWKPPFGIVLVADMLSALLVATTSIIALCAVLFAFRSIGEARERFYFYPFVHFLITGVFGAFLTGDLFNLFVFFEVMLMSSYVLIILGGTKIQLKESIKYILVNVVSSALFVISVAYLYAVTGTLNMADLALRITAAGDQGIITVIAMLLLVVFGLKGGIFPLYFWLPGSYKAPPPVISALFGALLTKVGLYAIFRVFTLIFIHDQAFTHPIIGYLAILTIIVGTIGAVAYHDIEKIVIYNIIVAVGVILYGLTIGTVGGFTGSIYYLVHDMIIKGALFLLCGAVISVTGTADMRKMGGLIKHHPFMGWLFFLSILSLAGIPPLSGFIGKFMLVQSGLQSHSYVFVGVMLLSSLLVLYSAMKIFMTCFWGERVLEASQEKGSTKGLLLPISILVGLSVVLGIGTEWALPYITEAAKTLADPMSYIQSVLKE encoded by the coding sequence ATGAGTAATTTTGTTATCCTCCCTCTCATCATGACCATGTTTAGCGGCATTGTTTTATTATTTTTCAAAGATAAAATCCGCGTACAGCGCTGGATTAGCTCGTTATCTCTATTATTAACAGTCGTTGCATCGTTTTACTTGGTGCATCTTGTCCATACAAAGGGCATCTTGACGCATGAGCTTGGAAACTGGAAGCCTCCTTTTGGGATTGTATTAGTTGCGGACATGCTTTCAGCTCTCCTTGTGGCTACGACAAGCATTATTGCCCTTTGTGCCGTTCTTTTTGCTTTTCGATCCATTGGCGAAGCGAGAGAGCGATTCTATTTTTATCCGTTCGTTCACTTTTTAATTACAGGGGTATTCGGTGCCTTCTTGACAGGTGATCTGTTTAACCTCTTTGTGTTTTTCGAAGTGATGTTAATGTCGTCTTATGTGCTCATTATTTTGGGCGGAACGAAAATTCAATTAAAAGAGTCTATTAAGTACATTCTCGTAAATGTTGTGTCATCTGCTTTGTTCGTGATTTCTGTCGCTTATCTTTATGCGGTAACTGGAACGTTAAACATGGCGGATTTAGCTCTTCGCATTACAGCAGCCGGTGATCAAGGGATTATTACCGTCATCGCGATGTTACTGCTAGTTGTATTCGGTCTAAAGGGCGGCATTTTCCCGCTGTACTTCTGGCTTCCCGGCTCTTATAAAGCGCCACCGCCTGTCATTTCGGCCCTTTTCGGTGCTTTACTAACAAAAGTTGGGCTATATGCGATTTTCCGTGTATTTACTCTTATTTTTATTCATGACCAAGCGTTCACTCATCCGATTATTGGCTACTTGGCTATTTTAACAATTATTGTTGGAACCATTGGAGCCGTTGCTTATCATGATATTGAAAAGATCGTCATTTACAATATTATTGTGGCAGTAGGCGTTATTTTATATGGTCTAACCATCGGAACCGTTGGCGGCTTTACAGGATCTATTTATTATCTTGTTCACGATATGATCATTAAAGGAGCCCTCTTCTTATTATGCGGAGCTGTGATTAGCGTTACAGGGACCGCAGATATGCGAAAAATGGGGGGACTGATCAAGCACCATCCGTTTATGGGCTGGTTATTCTTCCTCTCCATTCTGTCACTTGCAGGTATTCCACCTCTCAGTGGATTCATTGGAAAGTTTATGCTCGTACAGAGCGGTCTACAGTCTCATAGTTATGTGTTTGTAGGCGTAATGCTGTTATCGAGTTTGTTAGTTCTCTACTCTGCAATGAAGATTTTTATGACGTGCTTCTGGGGAGAACGAGTTTTAGAGGCATCACAGGAGAAAGGGTCTACAAAAGGGTTGTTGCTTCCTATTTCGATTTTAGTTGGACTATCCGTTGTATTAGGAATTGGAACAGAATGGGCCCTACCTTATATTACAGAAGCAGCTAAAACGTTAGCTGATCCGATGTCATATATTCAGTCTGTATTGAAGGAGTAG
- a CDS encoding Na(+)/H(+) antiporter subunit C, with amino-acid sequence MEVLMAIISGILFMAATYLILSRSLIRIIIGTGLLSHGAHLLILTMGGLKKGTVPLLGENAASYTDPLPQALILTAIVISFGVTALFLVLAYRAYQELGTDDMDKLRGTEDHE; translated from the coding sequence ATGGAAGTATTAATGGCGATTATATCAGGAATTTTATTTATGGCTGCAACGTACTTAATTTTATCACGCAGCCTCATTCGAATTATTATTGGAACAGGTCTTTTAAGCCATGGTGCTCATCTTCTTATTTTAACGATGGGTGGTTTGAAAAAAGGAACCGTTCCTCTGTTAGGAGAAAATGCCGCCTCCTATACAGATCCATTACCTCAAGCATTGATTTTAACCGCAATCGTTATTAGCTTTGGGGTGACAGCGCTATTTCTAGTGCTTGCATACCGTGCGTATCAGGAGCTTGGGACGGACGATATGGATAAACTGAGAGGAACTGAAGACCATGAGTAA
- a CDS encoding Na+/H+ antiporter subunit E gives MAFQIVLNFLIAFVWVFLKNTWDGPTFVGGYILGIIILFLFRRFFDRRFYMEKVYAIVKLLLIFLRELLKANIDVLKEVLRPKLNIKPCIFALPISVKKDWEITTLANLITLTPGTLVIDISDDNSILYIHAINIEDVNEVIDDIHNTFEKAIMEVSR, from the coding sequence ATGGCCTTTCAAATTGTTTTAAATTTTTTAATTGCATTTGTGTGGGTATTCTTAAAAAACACATGGGACGGTCCCACTTTTGTAGGAGGATATATATTAGGGATCATCATTTTATTTTTATTCCGCCGGTTTTTCGATCGACGATTTTACATGGAAAAAGTGTACGCCATCGTTAAATTGTTGCTCATTTTTCTACGAGAGTTATTAAAAGCGAATATTGATGTCTTAAAAGAAGTATTGCGTCCGAAGCTCAATATTAAGCCTTGTATTTTCGCTTTGCCGATCTCTGTAAAAAAAGATTGGGAGATTACGACGCTCGCGAACTTAATTACGCTAACTCCAGGTACACTGGTCATTGATATTTCCGATGATAATTCCATTCTTTACATCCATGCAATTAACATTGAAGATGTAAATGAAGTAATCGACGATATTCACAACACGTTTGAAAAAGCCATTATGGAGGTGAGTCGATAA
- the yugI gene encoding S1 domain-containing post-transcriptional regulator GSP13, whose protein sequence is MSKYEVGSVVKGKVTGIQPYGAFVALDEETQGLVHISEVTHGFVKDINEHLKVGDEVEVKVLALDEAKGKISLSIRATQEAPAETEKPAAKAKPAKKRQGTVQQPQAETPQGFNTLKEKLEEWIEQSNREDLIKK, encoded by the coding sequence ATGTCTAAATATGAAGTAGGTAGCGTTGTAAAAGGTAAAGTAACAGGCATCCAACCTTATGGTGCATTTGTTGCTTTAGACGAAGAAACTCAAGGATTAGTGCATATTTCTGAAGTAACTCATGGTTTCGTTAAAGATATTAACGAGCACCTAAAAGTGGGCGACGAAGTAGAAGTAAAAGTATTAGCTTTAGACGAAGCAAAAGGTAAAATCAGCTTATCTATCCGTGCTACTCAAGAAGCACCAGCAGAAACTGAAAAACCTGCTGCAAAAGCTAAACCAGCTAAAAAGCGTCAAGGTACTGTTCAACAGCCTCAAGCTGAAACTCCTCAAGGTTTCAATACATTAAAAGAAAAATTAGAAGAGTGGATTGAGCAATCAAACCGTGAAGATCTAATTAAAAAATAA
- a CDS encoding Na(+)/H(+) antiporter subunit F1: MLETLLHISLIIIAIATMGLVYRVVKGPSTADRVMALDAIGINLIAITAIMCVLLRTDGFFEVILLLGVISFVGTIAFSKFLEKGEIIEHDRNR, encoded by the coding sequence ATGTTAGAAACACTTCTACACATTTCCTTAATCATTATCGCGATCGCTACAATGGGACTTGTTTATAGGGTTGTTAAAGGTCCTTCGACTGCTGACCGGGTTATGGCTTTAGATGCGATTGGAATTAACTTGATTGCCATCACAGCCATCATGTGTGTGCTACTTCGAACTGATGGATTTTTTGAAGTTATTCTTTTACTAGGGGTTATCTCTTTTGTGGGCACAATCGCCTTTTCTAAATTTTTAGAGAAGGGAGAGATTATTGAGCATGATCGAAATCGTTAA
- a CDS encoding Lrp/AsnC family transcriptional regulator codes for MILTEKEIEVLEIIEKDSRIQTDVLAKMIALTPEETKSIIEKLEREKIIVDYSSAINWRKVDGHEGVTAMIDVKVTPKRGVGFDEVAERIYRFPEVRSVYLMSGAYDLSVIIEGQSMSEVAQFVSGKLSTLDSVLSTTTHFIMKKYKHDGTVYEQDDEDRRIVVSP; via the coding sequence ATGATCTTGACGGAGAAAGAGATTGAAGTTCTTGAGATAATTGAAAAAGACAGCCGTATTCAGACAGATGTGTTGGCGAAAATGATTGCACTAACGCCTGAAGAAACAAAGTCGATCATTGAGAAGCTAGAAAGAGAAAAAATTATTGTCGACTACTCATCTGCAATCAACTGGCGAAAAGTAGATGGTCATGAAGGCGTAACGGCAATGATTGATGTAAAAGTAACCCCAAAAAGAGGGGTTGGCTTTGATGAAGTAGCGGAGCGGATTTATCGTTTTCCTGAAGTGCGATCTGTTTACTTAATGTCAGGTGCGTACGATTTGTCTGTCATTATTGAGGGGCAGTCAATGTCAGAGGTCGCTCAATTTGTATCAGGAAAGCTTTCGACTCTTGATTCGGTGCTTTCGACAACGACGCATTTTATTATGAAGAAATATAAGCATGATGGAACAGTATATGAACAGGATGATGAAGATCGACGCATCGTGGTGTCACCATGA
- a CDS encoding iron-containing alcohol dehydrogenase, giving the protein MDNFTFYNPTKLIFGEDQLSAIKEQLPQYGKKVLLVYGGGSIKRSGLYDDVVAVLKEAEADVHELAGVEPNPRLTTVQKGIDICKTENIEFLLAVGGGSVIDCTKAIAAGAKYDGNVWDIITKKAFASEALPFGTVLTLAATGSEMNAGSVITNWETQEKYGWGSPATFPQFSILDPKNTFTVPKDQTVYGMVDMMSHVFEQYFHHTSNTPLQDRMCESVLKTVIETAPKLLNDLENYELRETILYSGTIALNGMLSMGARGDWATHNIEHAVSAVYDIPHAGGLAILFPNWIKHTLEENPARFAQIAERVFEVDPAGKSDKEVALEGVEKLSAFWSSLGAPSRLADYEIGEDKLDLIADKAMAYGEFGQFKKLNKEDVLAILNASL; this is encoded by the coding sequence ATGGATAATTTTACTTTTTATAACCCGACGAAATTAATCTTTGGTGAAGATCAACTTTCTGCAATTAAAGAACAATTACCTCAATACGGAAAAAAAGTATTGTTAGTATACGGTGGAGGAAGCATTAAGCGCAGCGGTTTATACGATGACGTAGTAGCGGTTTTAAAAGAAGCTGAAGCAGACGTTCATGAACTTGCTGGCGTTGAGCCAAACCCACGTCTAACAACAGTACAAAAAGGAATCGACATCTGTAAAACAGAAAACATCGAATTCTTACTAGCTGTTGGTGGCGGTAGCGTAATTGACTGTACAAAGGCAATCGCTGCAGGTGCAAAATATGATGGAAACGTATGGGACATCATTACGAAAAAAGCATTTGCATCTGAAGCATTACCATTTGGTACTGTTTTAACACTTGCTGCAACTGGTTCAGAAATGAACGCTGGTTCTGTTATTACAAACTGGGAAACACAAGAGAAATACGGTTGGGGAAGCCCAGCAACATTCCCTCAATTCTCAATTTTAGATCCTAAAAACACATTCACAGTACCAAAAGATCAAACGGTATACGGAATGGTTGATATGATGAGCCACGTATTTGAACAATACTTCCATCATACTTCAAACACACCATTACAAGATCGTATGTGTGAATCTGTTTTAAAAACAGTGATTGAGACAGCTCCAAAACTTCTAAATGACTTAGAAAACTACGAGCTACGTGAGACAATCTTATATTCTGGTACAATTGCCTTGAACGGTATGCTTTCAATGGGAGCACGTGGGGACTGGGCAACTCATAACATTGAGCACGCAGTGTCAGCTGTGTATGATATTCCACATGCAGGTGGTTTGGCAATCTTATTCCCTAACTGGATCAAACATACATTAGAAGAAAACCCAGCTCGTTTTGCTCAAATCGCTGAGCGTGTATTTGAAGTAGATCCTGCTGGAAAATCAGATAAAGAAGTAGCACTAGAAGGCGTAGAAAAACTAAGCGCATTCTGGTCAAGCCTAGGAGCACCTTCTCGTCTTGCTGATTACGAAATCGGTGAAGACAAGTTAGATCTTATCGCTGATAAAGCAATGGCATACGGCGAGTTCGGTCAATTTAAAAAATTAAACAAAGAAGATGTACTAGCAATTCTAAACGCATCTCTATAA
- a CDS encoding Na+/H+ antiporter subunit A, producing MSWLHLAILSPFILAVFIPLFYKNFRRIHTGWFVFPLPAVLFGYFLHFIPMNQNGDVYTKTLKWIPSLHVNFTAHIDGLSLLFALLISGIGALVILYSIFYLSKAKEALHSFYVYLLLFMGAMLGVVLSDNLIVLYSFWELTSLSSFLLIGFWYERKKSTSGAQKSLVITVFGGLSMLAGISLLYIITGTFSIQEMSSQIEVITSHELFIPALILFLLGAFTKSAQFPFHIWLPDAMEAPTPVSAYLHSATMVKAGIYLLARMSPIFSDNAVWFITVGIVGSITLFWGSFSAIKQKDLKGILAFSTISQLGLIMSLIGVGSAALHYDYLDDNFYVIALTAAVFHLINHATFKGSLFMIVGIIDHETGTRDIRKLGGLMSIMPISFTIALIGGLSMAGIPPFNGFLSKEMFFTAMTNVMEMDIYHLETWGVLFPIIAWIGSIFTFLYSIILVFKTFTGAYQPEKLAKKPHEAPIGMLISPIILASLVIVFGFFPNILAYTIIEPAMSAIAPQLVQGGERFYINIQFWHGLNLEIAMTLGVILIGILLFVTLKKWTKIYDLLPKKFTLNNLYNGLLKGIEQGSKSITSFFMTGFIRDYLVYIFSFFIVLVLGTMWAKNAFQFNFSNVAPIGVYEAILALVTVAATITTLLSKSRLTAIISLGVVGYTVALFFVLFRAPDLALTQLVIETISVALFLLCFYYLPQLKRNKKLTFRLTNFLISLGVGVVVTLVALSANSNRLFTSISEYFLKESYREAGGKNVVNVILVDFRGFDTLFEITVLGIAAFGIFALIKLQLERRNENENEKQ from the coding sequence TTGTCTTGGCTTCATTTAGCAATACTTTCACCTTTTATACTGGCGGTGTTTATTCCACTTTTCTATAAGAACTTCCGTCGTATACATACAGGCTGGTTTGTGTTTCCCCTCCCCGCCGTCTTGTTTGGGTATTTTCTACATTTTATCCCGATGAATCAAAACGGGGATGTGTATACTAAAACACTGAAATGGATTCCTAGCCTTCACGTTAATTTCACAGCGCATATAGATGGACTTAGTTTACTGTTTGCTTTGCTTATTAGTGGAATCGGTGCTTTGGTGATTCTTTATTCCATTTTCTATCTATCAAAAGCAAAAGAGGCGCTTCATTCCTTTTACGTGTATTTGCTCCTTTTTATGGGTGCAATGCTAGGAGTGGTGTTGTCTGATAACTTGATCGTTCTTTATAGTTTTTGGGAGCTTACAAGCTTATCTTCTTTCTTACTAATTGGCTTTTGGTATGAGCGCAAAAAGTCCACAAGCGGTGCACAAAAATCACTGGTCATTACGGTCTTTGGTGGTTTATCAATGCTCGCAGGAATTTCTTTGTTGTACATTATAACGGGTACGTTCAGTATTCAAGAAATGTCTTCACAAATTGAGGTGATCACCTCTCATGAGCTTTTTATCCCTGCTCTTATTCTTTTTCTCCTTGGAGCATTTACAAAATCCGCCCAATTTCCATTTCACATTTGGTTACCGGATGCCATGGAGGCACCGACACCAGTCAGTGCATACCTTCATTCGGCAACGATGGTCAAAGCCGGAATTTACCTATTGGCACGCATGAGCCCAATTTTCTCTGATAATGCAGTATGGTTTATTACGGTTGGAATAGTCGGAAGTATTACGTTGTTCTGGGGATCTTTTTCTGCTATCAAGCAAAAAGATTTAAAAGGAATTTTAGCGTTTTCGACCATTAGTCAGCTCGGACTGATCATGTCGCTAATCGGGGTCGGAAGTGCCGCCCTTCACTATGACTACTTGGATGATAACTTTTATGTGATTGCCTTAACGGCAGCCGTCTTCCACTTAATCAATCATGCGACTTTTAAAGGAAGTCTGTTTATGATCGTTGGGATTATTGATCACGAGACAGGAACAAGAGACATTAGAAAACTCGGAGGACTAATGAGCATCATGCCCATTAGCTTTACCATTGCATTAATTGGTGGGCTCTCCATGGCTGGTATTCCCCCTTTCAATGGATTTTTAAGTAAAGAGATGTTCTTTACCGCGATGACGAACGTAATGGAGATGGATATTTACCATTTAGAAACGTGGGGGGTACTGTTCCCAATCATCGCATGGATAGGAAGTATTTTCACATTCCTGTATAGCATCATTCTTGTATTTAAAACATTTACAGGAGCCTATCAACCAGAAAAATTAGCGAAGAAGCCTCACGAGGCACCGATTGGGATGCTTATTTCTCCCATTATACTAGCTTCGCTTGTCATTGTTTTTGGGTTTTTCCCTAATATCTTGGCTTATACGATTATCGAACCAGCCATGTCGGCCATTGCTCCTCAGCTTGTACAGGGCGGCGAGCGATTCTATATCAACATTCAGTTCTGGCATGGACTCAACCTTGAAATTGCCATGACTCTCGGGGTCATTCTCATTGGAATTTTGCTGTTTGTAACGCTAAAGAAATGGACAAAAATATACGATTTGCTTCCTAAAAAATTCACTTTAAATAATCTGTATAACGGCCTATTAAAAGGAATTGAACAAGGATCAAAAAGCATAACGTCATTCTTTATGACCGGGTTCATTCGTGATTACCTTGTCTATATTTTCTCTTTCTTTATCGTTCTTGTCTTAGGAACCATGTGGGCAAAGAATGCGTTTCAATTTAATTTCAGCAACGTAGCACCAATTGGCGTGTACGAAGCCATTTTAGCTCTTGTGACGGTGGCAGCAACTATTACCACCCTTCTATCAAAATCGCGCTTAACAGCGATTATTTCATTAGGGGTCGTTGGATATACGGTTGCCTTGTTTTTTGTCTTATTCCGTGCACCAGATCTGGCTCTTACACAGCTTGTGATTGAAACCATATCTGTAGCGTTATTCTTGTTATGTTTTTACTACTTGCCACAATTGAAGCGAAATAAAAAGCTGACATTTCGCCTGACAAACTTCCTCATTTCACTTGGAGTAGGAGTTGTCGTTACACTGGTTGCTCTATCAGCAAATAGTAACCGACTTTTCACGTCCATTTCTGAGTATTTCTTAAAAGAAAGCTACCGGGAAGCAGGCGGCAAAAATGTCGTAAACGTCATTTTAGTAGATTTTCGTGGATTTGATACGCTATTTGAGATTACCGTTCTCGGTATTGCCGCGTTTGGAATCTTTGCCTTAATTAAACTTCAGCTCGAAAGGAGAAATGAAAATGAAAATGAAAAGCAATGA
- a CDS encoding aminotransferase, whose product MKSYLSSTVRQLKPSGIRRFFDLAAGMEGVISLGVGEPDFVTSWAVREASILSLEKGYTSYTANAGLLALREEIQKYMKKKFQLDYDAHNQVIVTVGASQALDIAFRAVIDEGDEVIIVEPSFVSYAPLVTLAGGIPIAVQTTQENGFKLTPEQLEAAITPRTKAILLCSPNNPTGSLLEKEELEALTSIILKHDLLVLSDEIYAELTYDGSFTSIASLSGMKDRTIVISGFSKGFAMTGWRLGYVCGHPDFIEAMLKVHQYAMMCAPTMAQYGAIEALQNGEQDVVDMRKSYRRRRNYMVQSLNEMGLDCHVPGGAFYVFPSIRKTGMSSEEFAEQLLLKERVAVVPGNVFGESGEGYVRCSYASSMESLQEAVRRIANFMHQMQHA is encoded by the coding sequence ATGAAATCTTACCTTTCCTCGACTGTTAGGCAGTTAAAGCCTTCAGGAATTAGACGTTTTTTTGATTTGGCGGCTGGTATGGAAGGGGTCATCTCACTAGGAGTGGGAGAACCAGATTTTGTGACCTCATGGGCAGTTAGGGAAGCGTCAATTCTGTCACTTGAAAAAGGCTATACGTCTTATACAGCGAATGCGGGTTTATTAGCGCTAAGAGAAGAGATTCAGAAATACATGAAAAAGAAATTTCAGCTTGATTATGATGCTCATAACCAAGTCATTGTAACAGTAGGCGCTAGTCAAGCACTTGATATTGCTTTTCGCGCGGTGATTGATGAGGGTGATGAAGTCATTATCGTAGAGCCGAGCTTTGTATCTTATGCACCGCTTGTCACACTAGCTGGTGGAATACCAATTGCCGTGCAAACGACGCAGGAGAACGGTTTTAAGTTAACACCTGAACAGTTAGAAGCAGCAATTACACCACGAACAAAAGCAATTTTACTATGCTCACCAAACAATCCAACCGGTAGTTTGCTTGAAAAAGAAGAGCTAGAGGCACTCACATCCATTATTTTGAAGCACGATCTTCTCGTTTTATCCGATGAAATTTATGCGGAGCTAACGTACGACGGATCATTCACATCCATCGCATCTCTTTCAGGCATGAAAGACCGTACCATCGTTATTTCGGGGTTCTCCAAAGGATTTGCCATGACCGGATGGCGCTTAGGTTATGTATGTGGTCATCCTGATTTCATCGAAGCAATGCTGAAAGTTCATCAGTACGCCATGATGTGTGCTCCTACAATGGCTCAGTATGGTGCGATTGAAGCGCTCCAAAACGGTGAGCAGGATGTGGTGGATATGAGAAAGAGCTATCGCAGAAGGCGCAATTACATGGTGCAGTCCTTAAATGAAATGGGCCTAGATTGTCATGTTCCTGGTGGGGCCTTTTATGTTTTTCCATCCATTCGAAAAACAGGCATGTCCTCTGAAGAATTTGCTGAACAGCTTCTGTTAAAAGAGCGAGTGGCCGTTGTTCCCGGAAATGTTTTTGGTGAAAGCGGAGAAGGGTATGTGCGCTGTTCTTATGCATCTTCTATGGAGTCGTTGCAGGAAGCAGTGAGACGAATCGCAAACTTTATGCACCAAATGCAACATGCGTAA
- a CDS encoding ornithine--oxo-acid transaminase has protein sequence MNTFTNSIIEQTEKYGAHNYHPLPIVVSKAEGVWVEDPEGNKYMDMLSAYSAVNQGHRHPKIIQALKDQADRVTLTSRAFHNDQLGPWYEKVCTLTGKNMALPMNTGAEAVETAVKAVRRWGYDVKGIPTNQAEVIACVGNFHGRTMTAVSLSSDEEYQRGFGPMLPGIKLIPYGDLDALKEAITPNTAGFLIEPIQGEAGIVLPPEGFLKQAYDVCKENNVLFVADEIQVGLARTGKMFAYEWEGITPDVLILGKALGGGVFPISCVVANKDILGVFNPGSHGSTFGGNPLACAVSLASLEVIEDEHLVSRSLELGEYLQSKLASIQSTKIKEVRGKGLFIGVELHEEARPYCEQLKEKGLLCKETHDTVIRFAPPLVISKEELDWAIERIEAVLTA, from the coding sequence ATGAATACTTTCACGAATTCAATTATTGAACAAACAGAAAAATACGGGGCTCACAATTATCATCCTCTTCCAATTGTTGTTTCAAAGGCAGAAGGGGTATGGGTGGAAGATCCTGAGGGGAATAAGTATATGGATATGCTGAGTGCCTATTCAGCAGTGAACCAAGGGCATCGTCATCCGAAGATTATTCAGGCGTTGAAGGATCAGGCGGATCGCGTGACGCTTACTTCACGAGCATTTCATAATGATCAGCTCGGGCCTTGGTATGAGAAGGTGTGTACGTTAACAGGTAAAAATATGGCGCTTCCGATGAATACGGGGGCTGAAGCAGTTGAAACAGCGGTGAAGGCTGTTCGTCGCTGGGGATATGATGTGAAGGGAATACCAACGAATCAAGCAGAGGTTATTGCCTGTGTGGGGAATTTCCACGGTCGCACAATGACGGCGGTTTCGCTTTCTTCTGATGAAGAATATCAACGCGGTTTTGGACCTATGCTTCCGGGTATTAAGTTAATTCCGTACGGGGATTTGGATGCGCTAAAAGAAGCGATTACACCAAATACGGCTGGCTTTTTAATTGAACCGATTCAAGGTGAGGCAGGGATTGTTCTTCCTCCTGAAGGTTTCTTAAAGCAGGCATATGATGTCTGCAAGGAAAACAACGTTTTATTTGTAGCAGATGAAATTCAAGTAGGACTTGCAAGAACAGGTAAAATGTTTGCTTATGAATGGGAAGGGATTACACCTGACGTCTTGATTTTAGGAAAAGCTTTAGGTGGGGGCGTGTTCCCAATCTCTTGTGTAGTGGCGAATAAAGACATCTTAGGCGTATTTAACCCTGGATCGCATGGTTCCACGTTTGGCGGAAATCCACTTGCTTGTGCAGTATCGCTCGCTTCACTAGAAGTAATTGAAGATGAGCATCTTGTATCTCGTTCACTTGAATTAGGTGAATACCTGCAGTCAAAGCTAGCAAGCATTCAAAGCACAAAGATTAAAGAGGTGCGTGGCAAAGGATTATTCATCGGCGTTGAGCTTCATGAAGAAGCCCGTCCGTACTGTGAACAATTAAAAGAAAAAGGCTTATTATGTAAAGAAACTCATGATACGGTCATCCGTTTTGCTCCACCTCTCGTCATTTCAAAAGAAGAGCTGGATTGGGCAATCGAGCGTATTGAAGCGGTATTAACGGCATAA